The sequence below is a genomic window from Rhinopithecus roxellana isolate Shanxi Qingling chromosome 7, ASM756505v1, whole genome shotgun sequence.
GATACTTTTATTCTGCAATAAGAAGCAAAAGGTCTCTAGTGAATGGTATGTTCAGTAATGGTTACTTTTCTAAGAAAATGGATGACAAACATTtaacttaaaatatgtttaatcaaCATATATTATGCATCAGGAGAACTGTCATTATATCTTCTTCCAAAGGTAGTAACTACTTGAGGAAAAATGTGTCAATTTATTACACGCAAATGCAAAAGTTGTGTTGACTTCTCATTTTGTGAACAGATCTTTTAATTTAGATAAAATGACATTTCTTTGAATTTAATGTTACTAATTTTGAATTCcacatttttgtgtatatgttttaaaagagGAGAAATAGTTGTTAATACTTTGGCTCCATTAGCAAAATAACTTAGCAAATAGTTACCAAAGATAGTTTAAAATCACTATAATTAGATgattaaaacagaaaagcagTTCTTTTCAACTGATTTGATATTATTTTCATCAAATTCttgaataattataataattttatgaaaGTTTGTACTGAGGAAATGGAAACACCTAGCCTTTATAATTCAGGAAAAAATTCAACATTGAGGATAGTACTGTTGGTGATGTGGTGATAATGACGACACATATTGATAGAACAAAATATTGTAGGAAGATTGAGGTTTTACTAAACGAAGAAAGATGTGTAGCAGAAATATAATCAGAATTGTTTGTGTAACATACATAATTCATAATCGTATAATCATGATAAGGTATTTtgcaaaccaaaataaaaataattgttgccccagatttacacacacaaaaaaacacacgacatacacatacatatgtacacacatatacatctacacatatatgtgtgtataaataaacatatgtgtatatatacatatacatgtcaCTACACTGTAGAAGCTAAAATATTGGTAACTTTTAGTTTTTGTGGGTGGTAGCTTcacaaatgtgaaagaaaaggaaagaaaaagagacaaaggatgGGCAGGGAAGGAAATAACAggacaggaaagaaaagggaaggaagagggacaAGCAGGGATCAATGATAAGGGTGTGTTGTAAACCAAGGACTATGATGAATTTGTGCAtctgaaattcatatttaaaaggttttaatgctttcttttctaCCTGTCTGACATTCTCTCTCTATGAAAACTGATCAAATGTTGGAAGGTAAGTTTCAAGTGTGCAGAGAGGCCAAGGGAGATGGCAAGAAGGAAGTTGGTGAAATAAATTTGGGGTATATGGGCTTTGAGGTCCCTCAGGGACTCTCAGGCGGTGATGTCCAATAGAGAGTTGGCAAAGTTGATATGAGACACGGAGAAGGGAATAGCCTGGAGATGTAGATCTGGGAGTCATCGGTGCTTTCTGGAAATGAATGAGATCACACAGGGAGAGACAACTTGAGGACTGAGGAGAGAGGAGGCCCAGGACAGAACCCCAGGAACACCGCCACTCAAGGTGGCAGCTCAGCTTCCTGGCAGGCATCACTAccccaggctctggagtcaggcagAGCAGGTATTGAAAGTGGGCTGTGGAGTTCTGGGGCTGAGCGCTGTTGGCAAAGTCGGGTACCCTCTCTGATCAGCTGTCACACCTGGCGATAACGGGCATCAGAGAGAGATGCCTTGCGAGGATGCTGTGAGCTGCGTCAGGTAAAGCACCTGGGGTCAGAAAGccacccctcctcctcttctccgcTACCCCACTTTGCTACACAAACGCACCGAGACTCCGACAGTCCCCAGCCTCCGGTCCCTCAGGGATGGAAGATGAGGTATGTCAGGCAAGAGGGGGGGCCGAGCTCCAAGGTGAGGTGTGTCAGGCAAGAGCGGGGCCGAGCTCCAGTGACGCGGCGCTCACGTGACCCGTCGGACGCCTACGTGGGCACCAGCCCCCGCACCCGCCGGCCAGCCAGCCCAGCGGTCGGGTCCCGGCGCCCGCGCAGAATAAGCTGTCTGAGCTGCCCAGACTGCTGGGGAGCAGCGAGCGGGCTTCCGCGAGTCGGAGGAAGCACAGGCGTGTCCTGGGTTCCCGCAGGTCAGTGTGAAAGCGGACACTGCCGACGGCCCCTGGGACAGGGGTGGAGGCGGCTGGCAGTAGGATTGGGGAGGGAGCAGAGAAGGAATCCTGTAGATTGGTGAGGAGGGGGATACCTGCGGAGCGGACCGGGGCGGGGACAGGGGAGGGAGAACTCCCAAAGCGAGCCTGGCTCGCCTTCACGACGCCCCCTTGCACTGAGTCCTCCATCCATTTTTAGTGCTGGAAATGAGGGGTGGGGGTAGCGACTCCGCAATGCTACAGTGAAACGTAGACATATTCTGCAAATAACCGCTTCTCACAGTCTACGCCCATGGAAACACTTGATCTCCGCAAAAATGGGGTGCCGCTGGGGCAGGTTGTCTCGGGGAaaggggacacagagacaaacgcAGTTTGGAAAGCATCCTGGTTTGGTGCCCGAGGCCTGGAAAGAAATGGCGGCTGGGGTGCGGGGTATGTAGGGGTGAAAAACGTTGGGTGAACAGGGCCTGAACTCAGGAAAGGGAACCGCGTCCCTGTGAGCCCGCTGAGCGCGCAGTCCCTGCCCCTGTCTCCTGTCTGTCCGCAGGTCTGCGCGTCTGTTGTTCCCAGCGCTCTAAGAGGCCTGAAAAGGAGAAGAAACCTGTCCAGAATCCCCCGCAGGTCCGTGAAAGCAGGGGGGCTGCATGGACAGGGGCCCACAAGGGTTGAGAGTGTGGAGGACCCAGCCAGGGCCCCGAATCCGGGCCCCTGCCCTTCCCCCCATCCACATGAACACACACCTTACCAGGCTGAACCAGTGCAGAGAAGGTGGCAGGGCCTGCCAGGGAAGAGCTGGCTCACGTGTGTGAGAGGAGTGGTGGGCTACATGGTGGGCAGAAGGCCCTCTTGGAGGTCCGGTCAGCTTAGGGGAACCCTCACCAGGGGTGAGATGCAAGTACTATCCAGACCTGCATTCCATGCCAGGCCCTTAGTCTCCCATGTCTCCTCTTTGTCTCCTCTTCCCTCAACCCGCATCCcccaggaaaggaaaaggagggaaatCTCGACATGGAAAAACTCTTCAATGGAAATGAAGGAATGCTTTGGAACCAAGGAAAGATAGAAAATGAAGAACAGCCACCGGACGAGGGAAAGCCAGAAGTAGCTTGTACTCTGGAAGACAAGACGTTAGAAAACgagggaaagacagaaaacaaggGCAAGACAGAAGATGAGGAACGGttaaaggataaagaaaagcCAGAGAGTGCAGGAAAggcaaaaggagaaggaaagccagagatggagggaggatcagagagagagggaaagccAGAGAGCGGGGGAAGGGCAGAGGGGAAAGGAGAGCCAGACAGTGAAAGAGAGCCAGAGAGTGAGGGAGAGCCAGAAAGTGAAACAAGGGCTGTAGGAAAGCGTCCAGCTGAGGATGATAtacccaggaaagccaaaagaaaaacaaacaagggGCTGGCTCAGTACCTCAAGCAATATAAGGAAGCCATACATGATATGAATTTCAGTAATGAGGACATGATAAGAGAATTTGACAACATGGCTAGGGTGGaggataaaaggagaaaaagcaaacagaaattgGGGGCGTTTTTGTGGATGCAAAGAAATTTACAGGACCCCTTCTATCCTAGGGGTCCAAGGGAATTCAGGGGTGGCTGCAGGGCCCCACGAAGGGACACTGAAGACATTCCTTACGTGTAGTGTCCCTCCAGGCATTTATCAGGCTATATGTTTTAACCTTATGGTAATACTTTGCTTTAGTTGTTCCTCCTGCTACCAGTAGCCTTTTGACTCACCTGCCAGTGCTTGCTTGCTCTATGTTTCAGTAGCAGATTTTCACACATATGCATTGCAGACGTCATGATtcatggaaaaataaagcagCTTATAATATCATCTGCAGAATCTGTCTGTTTTTGTTAAATACATGAAAGGTTAACAGTGGTTTTCTGAGTTGTGAGCTAGCaggtgatttcatttccttgttttctttctttctactaatCTTTCTTTTCCCAGAGAACACAAATTACTTttctcacaaaaataataaaatatttttaaaaatcagaacacaGTACgtaaaaagcaaagagaataacTGTCCAGTGAACTTATGAAGTTCAGTAGAGACACTTAAAGTTCTTGTTTAAGAActtaaaacaataggaaaaattCACATTACCTACCTGTGGGACTCATCTGGAGAAGTCAACCTGGGGTTATTACAGATCCATTGCTCTAATGGACAGTCTTGTCGTTTGTCAAATGGAGATAATACTTTGCTTTTCAGAACTGCTGAGTGGGTTGGATGAGGTAGAGAATCTATGTGTTGGGTTGGCATCTACCTTCTCCCCTGCTCTAGCAGAAAAAATACCCCCTCAGACACTTGGAAGAGGACTAGGGTAAATCTTACTTGTATCCAGGAATAAGTCTAGGAAACTGAAAGGTGGATGCCATCCTCTCTTAGACAATGTCATGTCCACTGGGCACTGTGCTCCTTCTTATAAATCTTGCACCCTCCTAAAGCTACCATTGATGCTGATGGGCTGAAGTTCTCAAGATAACAAGGTCCAGTTGATTTCCCTGGAGTCCCCAGTGAGCCAAGCCTACTGACCCCATTCCACCACAACTATGAAAATGTGGATAAAGTCCCTTTCCTCACTTTAGAGTTATACTCGCCCAATAGGGTAACACCTCAGTGATGCTTCAGTCCCTGGGGGATTTCAGATTTTTAGTAAAACAATTGCTTCTATGCTTGTTGGTTTGGAAGTATTTGCATACAGCCATCTCTCCACCAAATTCAGGGATAGAAAGCTGGGGTAAAATTTGAGTGACACACACTCATCTGTTCTCATCTGTCAGTGACTTGTATGCTTGACTCATCTTTCCTTAGAGGAAATTCTCTTCTAGGAAAGTTCTTCCAGGTCTCACCTTACCAGTTTAACACCCCTACCCACATTTGTAGTTTTTAGAGCAATGCTACTCAAATAGGGGTTCATGGACTAGCTGCATCAGCATCAACTGAAAGATAGTTAGAAACGTAGAATCTCAGATcctcaccccagacctactgaataagAATCTTTTCTGGTTTTAATAAGATCTGCAGGTGATTCCTGTACAacttaaagtttgagaagcaa
It includes:
- the TCEAL2 gene encoding transcription elongation factor A protein-like 2, with protein sequence MEKLFNGNEGMLWNQGKIENEEQPPDEGKPEVACTLEDKTLENEGKTENKGKTEDEERLKDKEKPESAGKAKGEGKPEMEGGSEREGKPESGGRAEGKGEPDSEREPESEGEPESETRAVGKRPAEDDIPRKAKRKTNKGLAQYLKQYKEAIHDMNFSNEDMIREFDNMARVEDKRRKSKQKLGAFLWMQRNLQDPFYPRGPREFRGGCRAPRRDTEDIPYV